AAAGCTGGGTGAATTCACTTGCGCATGGATTTAGAAATGAAGGTCTGACTTGTCAGATGAAAACGGATGGTACCGCGTGTCAACGCTCCGAGTGGAGTTTTTGGCATGTGGTTTTCTTTTTATCTACGAGAGACTGATGGAGGAATTATGTCAACTATTGAAGAACAATTAAAAGCGCTTCGTGAAGAAACGCTGGCTAGCTTGAAGCAGATTACTGCTGAAAATGAAAAAGAGATGCAAGATTTGCGTGTCTCTGTCCTTGGTAAAAAGGGTTCCCTTACTGAAATCCTCAAAGGAATGAAAGATGTTTCTGCTGAAATGCGTCCAATTATCGGGAAACACGTCAATGAAGCTCGTGATGTATTGACCGCAGCCTTTGAAGAAACAGCTAAGCTCTTGGAAGAAAAGAAAGTTGCAGCTCAACTAGCAAGTGAGAGCATCGATGTGACACTTCCAGGTCGCCCAGTTGCGACTGGTCACCGTCACGTTTTGACACAAACCAGTGAAGAAATCGAAGATATTTTCATTGGGATGGGTTACCAAGTCGTGGATGGTTTTGAAGTGGAGCAAGACTACTATAACTTCGAGCGTATGAATCTTCCAAAAGACCATCCAGCTCGCGATATGCAGGATACTTTCTACATCACAGAAGAAATCTTGCTTCGTACTCACACGTCTCCAGTTCAGGCGCGTGCCATGGATGCCCATGATTTTTCAAAAGGTCCTTTGAAAATGATCTCACCAGGGCGTGTGTTCCGTCGTGATACGGACGATGCGACCCACAGTCACCAGTTCCATCAAATCGAAGGCTTAGTTGTTGGGAAAAACATCTCTATGGCAGACCTTCAAGGAACGCTTCAGTTGATTGTCCAAAAAATGTTTGGTGAAGAGCGTCAGATCCGTCTGCGTCCATCTTATTTCCCATTCACAGAACCATCTGTTGAAGTGGATGTTTCTTGCTTCAAGTGTGGTGGAGAAGGCTGTAACGTATGTAAGAAAACAGGTTGGATCGAGATTATGGGTGCCGGTATGGTTCACCCACGTGTCCTTGAAATGAGTGGAATTGATGCGACTGTTTACTCTGGCTTTGCCTTTGGTCTTGGACAAGAGCGTGTCGCTATGCTCCGTTACGGAATCAACGATATTCGTGGTTTCTATCAAGGAGATGTCCGCTTCTCAGAACAGTTTAAATAATGATTAGAAAAGTAGAAAAGGCAGATATTGGGGCGTTGTCCAAAATTGCCAAACAAACCTTTCGTGAAACATTTGCTCATGATAATACGGAAGAGCAGTTACAGGAATACTTTGAAGAGACTTATAGTCCGAGAGTTTTGTCAACTGAGTTGGAAAATCCAGATTCCGAAACCTATTTCATTATGCATGAAGAGGAGATAGCTGGTTTTCTCAAAGTCAACTGGGGAAGTGCTCAGACTGAGAGAGAATTAGAGGATGCTTTTGAAATTCAACGCCTCTATGTGCTACAAAAATTCCAAGGATTTGGACTAGGTAAGCAACTGTTTGAATTCGCTCTTGAACTTGCTACCAAAAATAGTTTTTCCTGGGCTTGGTTGGGTGTTTGGGAGCATAATACAAAAGCTCAAGCGTTTTATAACCGATATGGTTTTGAGAAATTTAGCCAACATAGTTTTATGGTTGGTCAAAAAGTAGATACAGATTGGTTACTGAAAAAGAAATTAAGGTAAGAAGAGGATTCTTCTATTGAAATGATAGGAAAGGAAAAGAGCTAGAGTGGCAACTGTCATTCTGGAGAACTAAATTATGCTTGTATCTTATAAATGGTTAAAAGAATTGGTGGACATTGATGTGCCATCACAAGAGTTGGCTGAGAAAATGTCAACTACAGGGATCGAGGTCGAAGGTGTCGAATCACCGGCTGCTGGTCTCTCAAAAATTGTCGTCGGTGAGGTTTTGTCTTGCGAAGATGTGCCAGAAACACACTTGCATGTCTGTCAGGTTAACGTTGGCGAGGAAGAAGCCCGTCAGATTGTTTGTGGTGCCCCAAATGTACGTGCTGGGATTAAGGTCATGGTGGCTCTTCCAGGAGCTCGTATTGCTGACAATTACAAGATTAAAAAAGGGAAAATCCGTGGTTTAGAGTCACTTGGAATGATCTGTTCGCTTGGTGAATTAGGTATTTCTGACTCGGTCGTACCGAAGGAATTCGCAGATGGTATTCAAATCTTGCCTCAAGATGCAGTACCAGGTGAGGAAGTCTTCTCATACCTAGACTTGGATGATGAGATTATCGAACTTTCTATCACACCAAACCGTGCAGATGCTCTATCTATGCGTGGAGTAGCGCACGAAGTGGCAGCTATCTATGACAAGGCAGTTAGCTTTAAAGAGTTTTCTCTTGTAGAAACGGACCAAGCCGCAGCAGATGCTCTTTCTGTCAATATTGACACAGACAAGGCGCCATACTATGCGGCCCGTATCTTGGACAATGTGACCATCGCACCAAGTCCACAATGGTTGCAAAACCTTCTTATGAATGAAGGTATCCGTCCTATCAACAACGTAGTGGACGTGACCAACTATATCCTACTCTACTTTGGTCAACCTATGCACGCCTTTGACTTGGATACCTTTGAAGGGACTGACATCCGTGTACGTGAAGCGCGTGCTGGTGAAGAGTTGGTGACCTTGGACGGTGAAGAACGTGACTTGGAAACAAATGACCTAGTCATTACTGTGGCTGACAAGCCAGTAGCCCTTGCAGGTGTCATGGGCGGACAAGCTACAGAAATCTCTGAAAATTCTAGTCGCGTTGTCCTTGAAGCTGCTGTTTTCAATGGAAAATCCATCCGTAAGACCAGTGGACGCCTTAACCTACGCTCTGAATCATCTTCTCGCTTTGAAAAAGGGATCAATGTGGCAACTGTTAATGAAGCCCTTGATGCTGCAGCTAGTATGATTGCAGAACTTGCAGGTGCGACGGTGCGTAAGGGCATCGTTTCAGCAGGTGAGCTTGATACTTCAGATGTGGAAGTTTCTTCGACTCTTGCAGACGTTAATCGTGTCCTTGGTACGGAACTTTCATACGCTGATGTAGAAGATGTCTTCCGTCGTCTTGGTTTTGGTCTTTCTGGCAATGAAGAATCATTTACAGTCAGCGTACCCCGTCGTCGTTGGGATATTACCATCGAAGCGGACCTCTTTGAAGAAATCGCTCGTATCTATGGTTATGACCGCTTGCCAACTAGTCTTCCAAAAGATGATGGTACAGCTGGTGAATTGACTGCGACACAAAAACTTCGCCGTCAAGTCCGTACCATCGCTGAAGGAGCAGGTTTGACAGAGATTATTACCTACGCTCTGACAACTCCTGAAAAAGCAGTTGAGTTTATAGCTCAACTAAGTAATCTTACTGAACTCATGTGGCCAATGACTGTGGACCGTTCTGTCCTTCGTCAAAATATGATTTCTGGTATCCTTGATACGGTAGCCTATAACGTGGCTCGTAAGAACAAAAATTTGGCTCTTTACGAGATTGGAAAAGTCTTTGAACAAACAGGCAATCCAAAAGAAGATCTACCAAATGAGATCAATAGCTTTGCCTTTGCCTTAACCGGTTTGGTTGCAGAAAAAGATTTCCAAACGGCAGCAGTTCCAGTTGATTTCTTCTATGCTAAGGGAATCCTTGAAGCGCTCTTTACTCGCTTGGGACTAGAAGTGACTTATACAGCAACAGCTGAGATTGCTAGCCTTCACCCAGGACGTACAGCCGCGATTTCACTC
This genomic stretch from Streptococcus sp. 1643 harbors:
- the pheS gene encoding phenylalanine--tRNA ligase subunit alpha yields the protein MSTIEEQLKALREETLASLKQITAENEKEMQDLRVSVLGKKGSLTEILKGMKDVSAEMRPIIGKHVNEARDVLTAAFEETAKLLEEKKVAAQLASESIDVTLPGRPVATGHRHVLTQTSEEIEDIFIGMGYQVVDGFEVEQDYYNFERMNLPKDHPARDMQDTFYITEEILLRTHTSPVQARAMDAHDFSKGPLKMISPGRVFRRDTDDATHSHQFHQIEGLVVGKNISMADLQGTLQLIVQKMFGEERQIRLRPSYFPFTEPSVEVDVSCFKCGGEGCNVCKKTGWIEIMGAGMVHPRVLEMSGIDATVYSGFAFGLGQERVAMLRYGINDIRGFYQGDVRFSEQFK
- a CDS encoding GNAT family N-acetyltransferase, which codes for MIRKVEKADIGALSKIAKQTFRETFAHDNTEEQLQEYFEETYSPRVLSTELENPDSETYFIMHEEEIAGFLKVNWGSAQTERELEDAFEIQRLYVLQKFQGFGLGKQLFEFALELATKNSFSWAWLGVWEHNTKAQAFYNRYGFEKFSQHSFMVGQKVDTDWLLKKKLR
- the pheT gene encoding phenylalanine--tRNA ligase subunit beta, coding for MLVSYKWLKELVDIDVPSQELAEKMSTTGIEVEGVESPAAGLSKIVVGEVLSCEDVPETHLHVCQVNVGEEEARQIVCGAPNVRAGIKVMVALPGARIADNYKIKKGKIRGLESLGMICSLGELGISDSVVPKEFADGIQILPQDAVPGEEVFSYLDLDDEIIELSITPNRADALSMRGVAHEVAAIYDKAVSFKEFSLVETDQAAADALSVNIDTDKAPYYAARILDNVTIAPSPQWLQNLLMNEGIRPINNVVDVTNYILLYFGQPMHAFDLDTFEGTDIRVREARAGEELVTLDGEERDLETNDLVITVADKPVALAGVMGGQATEISENSSRVVLEAAVFNGKSIRKTSGRLNLRSESSSRFEKGINVATVNEALDAAASMIAELAGATVRKGIVSAGELDTSDVEVSSTLADVNRVLGTELSYADVEDVFRRLGFGLSGNEESFTVSVPRRRWDITIEADLFEEIARIYGYDRLPTSLPKDDGTAGELTATQKLRRQVRTIAEGAGLTEIITYALTTPEKAVEFIAQLSNLTELMWPMTVDRSVLRQNMISGILDTVAYNVARKNKNLALYEIGKVFEQTGNPKEDLPNEINSFAFALTGLVAEKDFQTAAVPVDFFYAKGILEALFTRLGLEVTYTATAEIASLHPGRTAAISLGDQVLGFLGQVHPVTAKAYDIPETYVAELNLSAIEAALQPVAPFVEITKFPAVSRDVALLLKAEVTHQEVVDAIQAAGVKRLTDIKLFDVFSGEKLGVGMKSMAYSLTFQNPEDSLTDEEVARYMEKIQASLEEKVHAEVR